One genomic window of Desulfuromonas sp. AOP6 includes the following:
- a CDS encoding sodium-dependent transporter, with the protein MSQAKAPRAQWASRLGFILAAAGSAVGLGNIWKFPYIAGENGGGAFVLVYLACIAMVGLPIMMAEFMIGRHTRKDAVGAFRQLEGPRSFWQVAGWVSVAAAFIICSYYSVVAGWTLDYVFRAVMGSFAGVSPEEIEAMFGGLLANGPRQILWHFLFMALCLGIVIGGVQKGIERWSKILMPVLLFLLFLLFMNGMFSPGAREGLAFMFEPDFSKLTGASILEALGHSFFTLSLGMAAMITYGSYMAKNEDLFASSLRVALLDTGIALMAGLAIFPIVFAVGMAPAAGPGLIFKTIPVVFSQIPGGFILAIFFFLLLAFAALTSNISLLESQVAFLIDEKGWGRKRATTFLAGLAFVVGLPSALSYNALGGWTPLGDLAFFDSADLIASNYLLPFSGLLISVYVGWFWKGSEEKEELVAGGAGWVYPLWHFMIRYVAPLAVLVILLNKAGLFD; encoded by the coding sequence ATGTCACAAGCCAAAGCTCCCAGAGCCCAGTGGGCCAGCCGTCTTGGTTTCATTCTCGCCGCCGCCGGCAGCGCCGTTGGCCTTGGCAATATCTGGAAATTCCCCTACATCGCCGGTGAAAACGGCGGGGGCGCCTTTGTGCTGGTCTACCTGGCATGCATCGCCATGGTCGGCCTGCCCATCATGATGGCCGAGTTCATGATCGGTCGCCATACCCGCAAAGATGCCGTTGGCGCCTTCCGCCAACTCGAAGGGCCCCGCTCCTTCTGGCAGGTGGCCGGCTGGGTCAGCGTGGCCGCCGCCTTCATCATCTGCTCCTACTATTCAGTGGTGGCCGGCTGGACCCTGGACTACGTCTTCCGCGCCGTCATGGGGAGCTTCGCCGGCGTCTCGCCGGAAGAGATCGAAGCGATGTTCGGGGGTCTGCTCGCCAACGGTCCGCGCCAGATTCTCTGGCACTTTCTCTTCATGGCCCTGTGCCTGGGTATCGTCATTGGCGGCGTTCAGAAAGGCATCGAGCGCTGGAGCAAGATCCTCATGCCCGTGCTGCTTTTTCTGCTCTTTCTGCTCTTCATGAACGGCATGTTCAGTCCCGGCGCTCGCGAAGGGCTGGCTTTCATGTTCGAGCCTGATTTCAGCAAGCTGACGGGAGCCTCCATACTCGAAGCCCTGGGGCACTCCTTTTTTACCCTGTCCCTGGGGATGGCGGCCATGATCACCTACGGCTCCTACATGGCCAAAAATGAGGATCTCTTTGCCTCCAGCCTGCGCGTCGCCCTGCTCGATACCGGCATCGCCCTCATGGCGGGCCTGGCTATCTTCCCCATCGTCTTTGCCGTCGGCATGGCGCCGGCCGCCGGCCCCGGGCTTATCTTCAAAACGATTCCGGTGGTCTTTTCCCAGATCCCCGGCGGCTTTATCCTGGCTATCTTTTTCTTTCTGCTACTGGCGTTTGCGGCACTCACCAGCAATATCTCCCTGCTCGAATCCCAGGTGGCCTTTCTCATTGACGAGAAGGGCTGGGGGCGCAAGCGGGCCACCACTTTTCTGGCCGGCCTCGCGTTCGTCGTCGGCCTGCCGTCGGCCCTCTCCTATAATGCCCTGGGCGGCTGGACCCCCTTGGGCGACCTGGCTTTTTTCGACTCAGCCGACCTCATTGCCTCCAACTATCTACTACCCTTCAGCGGCCTGCTCATCTCCGTCTACGTCGGCTGGTTCTGGAAAGGCAGCGAGGAGAAGGAAGAGCTGGTCGCCGGCGGCGCCGGCTGGGTCTATCCTCTCTGGCACTTCATGATCCGCTATGTCGCCCCCCTGGCCGTGTTGGTCATCCTTTTGAACAAGGCAGGTCTTTTTGACTGA
- a CDS encoding YggS family pyridoxal phosphate-dependent enzyme, which translates to MSIQSNIQDIRTRLEAACQRSNRDPNQVRLVAVSKTKPASQIEEAARAGQQLFGESYVQEFTDKREQVRLPVTWHFIGHLQSNKVKYLRGNVSMIHSVDRLSLAQEIDRQWQKIGETVDILLQVNLADEESKSGATEEAAEDLARRLATLPHLRLRGLMTLPPYCDNPEDVRPYFAQLRHLSERIAALNLPDVHMTELSMGMSHDFEVAVEEGATMVRIGTAIFGEREYP; encoded by the coding sequence ATGAGCATCCAGAGCAATATCCAAGACATCCGGACTCGCCTCGAAGCGGCCTGTCAGCGCAGCAACCGCGATCCGAATCAGGTCAGGCTGGTGGCCGTCTCCAAGACCAAACCCGCCAGCCAGATCGAGGAGGCGGCCCGCGCTGGTCAACAGCTCTTCGGTGAGAGTTACGTGCAGGAGTTCACGGACAAGCGCGAACAGGTGCGACTGCCGGTTACCTGGCATTTCATCGGGCACCTGCAATCGAACAAAGTCAAATACCTGCGTGGCAACGTCAGCATGATTCACTCCGTCGACCGGCTTTCCCTCGCCCAAGAGATTGACCGCCAGTGGCAGAAAATCGGGGAAACGGTGGATATACTCCTACAGGTCAATCTGGCCGATGAGGAGTCCAAATCCGGAGCCACCGAGGAGGCCGCCGAAGATCTGGCCCGTCGTCTGGCCACTCTCCCCCATCTGCGACTGCGCGGCCTGATGACCCTGCCCCCCTATTGCGATAATCCCGAGGATGTGCGGCCGTACTTTGCCCAGCTGCGCCACCTGTCGGAACGCATCGCCGCACTGAACCTGCCCGATGTCCACATGACGGAACTGTCCATGGGCATGAGCCATGACTTCGAGGTGGCCGTGGAAGAAGGGGCCACCATGGTGCGCATCGGCACCGCTATTTTTGGTGAAAGAGAGTATCCCTGA
- a CDS encoding Maf family nucleotide pyrophosphatase, translated as MPTPESSLAPFAPEGIVLASASPRRRELLASLSIPFTAIPSTVDEREYPGETPEEHVLRLAREKALEVASRPTVAGRWFLGSDTVVLRDGSLLGKPVDEKEAAAMLSSLSGRCHRVLSSYAIYDRQQRTFVSGVVSTRVRFKELTGQEIAGYIATSEPFDKAGAYAIQGIGAFMILGIEGSYTNVVGLPLCEVVEALERIGALRLFANPLEGVPSPAVS; from the coding sequence ATGCCCACCCCCGAATCTTCCCTGGCGCCCTTCGCTCCGGAAGGAATCGTACTGGCGTCGGCATCACCGCGCCGGCGCGAACTGCTCGCGTCTCTCTCCATCCCCTTTACGGCCATCCCCAGCACGGTGGATGAGCGGGAATACCCCGGCGAAACGCCGGAAGAGCATGTACTGCGCCTGGCCCGAGAAAAAGCGCTGGAGGTCGCCTCCCGTCCGACAGTGGCCGGACGCTGGTTTCTGGGCAGCGACACCGTGGTCCTGAGGGACGGCAGCCTGCTCGGCAAACCGGTGGACGAGAAGGAGGCGGCCGCCATGCTCAGCTCGCTCTCCGGCCGATGCCACCGCGTCCTCTCCTCCTACGCCATTTATGATCGCCAACAGCGTACTTTCGTCTCCGGCGTGGTCTCCACCCGCGTAAGGTTCAAGGAGTTGACAGGGCAGGAGATTGCGGGGTACATTGCCACTTCCGAACCCTTTGACAAAGCAGGGGCTTACGCCATTCAGGGGATTGGAGCCTTTATGATCCTGGGGATCGAGGGGAGCTATACCAATGTGGTCGGCCTGCCCCTGTGTGAAGTGGTTGAAGCGCTCGAACGCATCGGCGCCCTTCGCCTCTTCGCCAACCCGCTTGAGGGCGTACCTTCCCCAGCCGTTTCCTGA